A single region of the Desulfatiglans anilini DSM 4660 genome encodes:
- a CDS encoding type IV pilin protein translates to MLCRVAEKVRGFTLLELMIVVAIIAVMATIAIPNYVNYQCKAKQAEAKTLLGNIAVAEEAYYTENNIYSYDFAEIGFASKGDARYVYAISEANNVSFIATAFAESLKGDKDDKWTINHERVLENQINACAP, encoded by the coding sequence ATGCTGTGCAGAGTGGCAGAAAAGGTGCGAGGCTTTACATTGCTGGAGTTGATGATTGTAGTGGCTATCATAGCAGTCATGGCAACGATCGCCATCCCAAATTATGTAAACTACCAGTGCAAGGCAAAGCAAGCTGAGGCGAAAACTCTTCTGGGTAATATTGCCGTCGCTGAAGAGGCCTATTACACAGAAAATAATATTTACTCATATGATTTTGCCGAGATCGGATTTGCGAGCAAAGGCGATGCTAGATATGTCTATGCTATCTCGGAAGCGAATAACGTATCATTTATTGCGACAGCTTTTGCCGAAAGCCTCAAAGGGGACAAGGACGATAAGTGGACTATCAACCATGAGCGCGTTTTGGAAAATCAAATAAACGCATGTGCGCCATAA